A DNA window from Streptomyces bacillaris contains the following coding sequences:
- a CDS encoding FAD-dependent oxidoreductase, whose product MALDVLVVGGGLMGASAAWRLSARGHRVTVLERFGPGHDRGSSHGTSRIFRLAYAEPTYTELALRALPLWRRLEEESGRAVLTLTGAVDHGPPEVLERLAEALAGAGRPGRRLSPGEAAERWPGLRADTAALYHPDAGRVHADDAVAALLDAAGRRGAEVRHGVRVTEIRRTGGGATVVTDTDEALVADAVVVAVGGWAPGPAAGVVNGLPPLRVTQEQPVHFPVPDALEWPSFIHHPGAGLRLPGGVYGLGSVDGVKIGLHGVGQVVDPDHRDRTPDPAALDRLRAYAEEWLPGVAGTEPEPLTCLYTTTPDEDFVIDRQGAVTVMAGCSGHAFKFGPALGELAADLVEGGAGLPRFALGRTAPGR is encoded by the coding sequence ATGGCTCTTGACGTTCTCGTCGTCGGCGGCGGGTTGATGGGGGCGTCCGCCGCCTGGCGGCTCTCCGCGCGCGGCCACCGGGTCACCGTGCTGGAGCGGTTCGGGCCGGGCCACGACCGGGGCAGCTCGCACGGGACGTCCCGGATCTTCCGGCTGGCGTACGCGGAGCCCACGTACACCGAACTGGCCCTGCGGGCACTGCCCTTGTGGCGGCGGCTGGAGGAGGAGAGCGGGCGGGCGGTGCTGACGCTCACCGGGGCCGTCGACCACGGCCCGCCGGAGGTGCTGGAGCGGCTGGCCGAGGCGCTCGCCGGGGCGGGTCGGCCGGGGCGGCGGCTCTCCCCGGGGGAGGCGGCCGAGCGGTGGCCGGGGCTGCGGGCCGACACGGCCGCGCTGTACCACCCGGACGCGGGCCGGGTGCACGCCGACGACGCCGTGGCCGCGCTGCTCGACGCGGCCGGGCGGCGAGGCGCGGAGGTGCGCCACGGGGTGCGGGTGACGGAGATCCGCCGTACCGGGGGCGGGGCCACCGTGGTGACGGACACGGACGAGGCGCTGGTGGCGGACGCGGTCGTGGTCGCCGTGGGCGGCTGGGCGCCCGGTCCGGCGGCGGGCGTGGTGAACGGTCTGCCGCCGCTGCGGGTCACCCAGGAGCAGCCGGTGCACTTCCCGGTGCCGGACGCGCTGGAGTGGCCGTCGTTCATCCACCACCCGGGGGCCGGGCTGCGGCTGCCGGGCGGCGTGTACGGGCTGGGCAGCGTGGACGGCGTCAAGATCGGGCTGCACGGGGTCGGGCAGGTCGTGGACCCCGACCACCGCGACCGTACGCCGGACCCGGCGGCCCTCGACCGGCTCCGCGCCTACGCCGAGGAGTGGCTCCCCGGTGTGGCGGGTACCGAACCCGAGCCTCTCACCTGCCTCTACACCACCACGCCCGACGAGGACTTCGTCATCGACCGCCAGGGTGCGGTCACCGTGATGGCGGGCTGCTCCGGGCACGCGTTCAAGTTCGGCCCCGCCCTCGGGGAGCTGGCCGCCGATCTGGTCGAGGGCGGAGCGGGTCTCCCCCGGTTCGCCCTCGGCCGGACGGCCCCCGGCCGCTGA
- a CDS encoding GNAT family N-acetyltransferase: MPTYEKMAFHLETERLVLRPWAESDAAEFRDLLAERGTGTRTVEYVRTAIAELLAATERTGIALLPVQRRDEGDFIGYCGLIIGRTTLEEPEIAYELFRHAHGQGYATEAAGAVVDAAAATGRKRLWSTVGTWNAPSLRVLEKLGFERDRVSMEENGEVAWLTRTLP; encoded by the coding sequence ATGCCGACCTACGAGAAGATGGCGTTCCACCTGGAGACCGAGCGGCTGGTCCTGCGGCCGTGGGCCGAGTCGGACGCCGCCGAGTTCCGTGACCTTCTCGCCGAACGCGGCACGGGAACGCGCACGGTGGAGTATGTCCGTACGGCCATCGCGGAGTTGCTCGCCGCGACGGAGAGGACGGGGATCGCGCTGCTGCCCGTCCAGCGCCGGGACGAGGGCGACTTCATCGGCTACTGCGGGCTGATCATCGGCCGCACCACCCTGGAGGAGCCCGAGATCGCGTACGAGTTGTTCCGGCATGCGCACGGGCAGGGGTACGCCACGGAGGCGGCCGGTGCGGTGGTGGACGCCGCCGCGGCGACCGGGCGGAAGCGGCTCTGGTCGACCGTCGGCACCTGGAACGCCCCCTCGCTCCGCGTCCTGGAGAAGCTCGGGTTCGAGCGGGACCGCGTCTCCATGGAGGAGAACGGTGAAGTGGCCTGGCTCACGCGCACGTTGCCGTGA
- a CDS encoding DUF4235 domain-containing protein produces MKASTLAYKPVGLALGAVSGLIAGAAFRQAWKLVEGEGDAPDALDEDRPWGQILLAAAVQGAIFAVVKAAVERSGAQATRRLTGTWPG; encoded by the coding sequence ATGAAGGCGTCGACCCTCGCGTACAAGCCGGTGGGGCTCGCCCTGGGCGCGGTCAGCGGCTTGATCGCGGGCGCCGCGTTCAGGCAGGCCTGGAAGCTCGTCGAGGGCGAGGGCGACGCCCCCGACGCCCTGGACGAGGACCGCCCCTGGGGGCAGATCCTCCTCGCCGCCGCCGTCCAGGGCGCGATCTTCGCGGTGGTCAAGGCCGCGGTCGAACGCTCGGGCGCCCAGGCGACCCGCCGCCTCACGGGCACCTGGCCGGGCTGA
- a CDS encoding ATP-binding protein — MEHDVELLMTDRGTGRDRRPTDTGTGADTVPLLGSAAYDMGSGEIARARAFVREFLTDARSLHGMDVSERAMDLAQLVVSELATNVCKYAPGPCLLDLEAGDTVLDITMWDTGSVLPTARQADPTRAGQHGLAIVLAVCESFEVRREPVGKRVRVRISLLDVPRSGDAARSGDPAGSPAW; from the coding sequence ATGGAGCACGACGTGGAACTGCTGATGACGGATCGAGGGACCGGCCGGGACCGGCGGCCGACGGATACGGGCACAGGTGCGGACACGGTCCCGCTGCTGGGCAGTGCCGCGTACGACATGGGCTCGGGAGAGATCGCCCGCGCCCGGGCCTTCGTACGCGAGTTCCTCACCGACGCACGGTCGCTGCACGGCATGGACGTCTCCGAGCGGGCGATGGACCTCGCGCAGCTGGTGGTGAGCGAGCTGGCCACCAACGTCTGCAAGTACGCGCCGGGCCCGTGTCTGCTCGACCTCGAAGCGGGCGACACCGTACTGGACATCACGATGTGGGACACCGGTTCGGTGCTGCCCACCGCCCGGCAGGCCGACCCCACGCGCGCGGGCCAGCACGGGCTGGCGATCGTCCTCGCGGTCTGCGAGAGCTTCGAGGTGCGCCGCGAACCGGTGGGGAAGCGTGTCCGCGTACGGATCTCGCTGCTCGACGTCCCCCGGTCCGGCGATGCCGCACGGTCCGGCGATCCGGCGGGCTCTCCTGCCTGGTAG
- a CDS encoding universal stress protein, which yields MKKAVVVGVDGSPESLAAADWAAREAALRGLPLRIVHAWLWQPLDIPLVQNRETEAQAARAVLREAEDQVVGRYPELPVSCRVLPETAVVALLAEAERSELLCLGTRGHGALLGFLLGSYGQQVIAGAKGPVVSVRAYDGEYPVRENGEVVVGQQGSPEESADVLGFAFEAASVRGVPLRVVRAWSLPPIYTWSASLALADAAGGLEPFERKALREALAPWREKYPEVQVTEHVQMGSAGQVLVEESAEAQLMVVGRRARQAPIGTRIGSAAHAVLHHARCPVAVVPHA from the coding sequence GTGAAGAAGGCCGTAGTCGTAGGGGTGGACGGTTCGCCGGAGAGTCTGGCGGCGGCCGACTGGGCGGCGCGCGAGGCCGCCCTGCGGGGACTGCCGCTGCGCATCGTCCACGCCTGGCTCTGGCAGCCGCTGGACATCCCGCTCGTCCAGAACCGGGAGACCGAGGCCCAGGCCGCCCGCGCCGTGCTCCGGGAGGCCGAGGACCAGGTCGTCGGCCGCTACCCCGAACTGCCCGTCTCCTGCCGGGTGCTGCCCGAGACGGCCGTCGTGGCGCTGCTGGCCGAGGCCGAGCGGTCCGAGCTGCTCTGCCTCGGCACCCGGGGGCACGGTGCCCTCCTCGGATTCCTCCTCGGCTCCTACGGGCAGCAGGTGATCGCCGGGGCGAAGGGTCCCGTCGTCTCCGTACGCGCCTACGACGGTGAGTACCCGGTCCGGGAGAACGGCGAGGTCGTCGTCGGCCAGCAGGGCAGCCCCGAGGAGAGCGCCGATGTCCTCGGCTTCGCCTTCGAGGCAGCCTCCGTACGGGGGGTCCCGCTGCGGGTGGTCCGTGCCTGGAGCCTGCCGCCCATCTACACCTGGAGCGCCTCCCTGGCCCTCGCCGACGCTGCCGGAGGGCTGGAGCCCTTCGAGCGCAAGGCGCTCCGGGAGGCCCTGGCCCCCTGGCGCGAGAAGTACCCGGAGGTGCAGGTCACGGAGCACGTGCAGATGGGCAGCGCCGGGCAGGTACTGGTCGAGGAGTCCGCCGAGGCGCAGCTGATGGTGGTCGGACGGCGTGCTCGCCAGGCCCCGATCGGCACCCGGATCGGCTCGGCCGCCCACGCGGTCCTGCACCACGCCCGCTGCCCGGTCGCCGTCGTGCCGCACGCCTGA
- a CDS encoding response regulator — MTDKGAGLDGKAPGQASAEAPVRVFLLDDHEVVRRGVHDLLDAEPDMTVVGEAGTVAQALARVPALRPQVAVLDIRLPDGDGVSVCRELRSRMPDLACLMLTSFDDEEALLDAIVAGASGYVLKQITGTDLVQAVRTVASGRSMLDPGATARVMARLRGEAAQEDRPSGVGGLTAREQDILALIGEGLTNREIGLRLHLAEKTVKNNISRILAKLGVERRVQAAVIATEARRAG; from the coding sequence ATGACGGACAAGGGCGCGGGCCTCGACGGGAAGGCCCCGGGGCAGGCCTCGGCGGAGGCTCCGGTGAGGGTCTTCCTCCTCGACGACCACGAGGTGGTGCGCCGGGGCGTGCACGACCTGCTGGACGCCGAGCCCGACATGACCGTCGTCGGAGAGGCGGGCACCGTGGCCCAGGCCCTCGCCCGCGTCCCGGCCCTGCGCCCCCAGGTCGCTGTCCTGGACATCCGCCTGCCCGACGGGGACGGGGTGAGCGTCTGCCGCGAGCTGCGCTCCCGCATGCCGGATCTGGCCTGCCTGATGCTGACGTCCTTCGACGACGAGGAGGCGCTGCTCGACGCCATCGTGGCGGGCGCGTCCGGCTACGTACTGAAGCAGATCACCGGCACGGACCTGGTCCAGGCCGTACGGACCGTCGCCTCCGGCCGCTCGATGCTCGACCCCGGCGCCACCGCCCGCGTGATGGCCCGCCTCCGCGGCGAAGCGGCCCAGGAGGACCGGCCCTCGGGGGTCGGCGGACTGACCGCCCGGGAGCAGGACATCCTGGCGCTCATCGGGGAAGGCCTCACCAACCGGGAGATCGGCCTGCGGCTCCACCTCGCCGAGAAGACGGTGAAGAACAACATCTCCCGCATCCTGGCCAAACTCGGCGTCGAGCGTCGCGTGCAGGCCGCGGTCATCGCGACAGAGGCGCGACGGGCGGGGTAG
- a CDS encoding phytoene desaturase family protein → MVDAVVIGSGPNGLVAANVLADAGWSVTVLEEQDEPGGAVRSDRAVHPAYVNDLFSSFYPLAAVSPVLAALDLGREGLRWSRAPRVLAHPLRDGRCAVLEHDRAATADGLDGFAPGDGQSWQELCGLWDRLGDDIAASLFTPFPPVLAGTRLLARLRAAGGLRLARRLVLPVRRLGEEEFAGEGGRLLLAGNALHADLAPEAAGSGGFGWLMSMLGQFHGFPVPVGGAGALTGALVGRLRARGGEVRCGQRVSEVVVRRGRAVGVRTASGDAVPARRAVLADVSAPSLYGSLVPAEELPDRLFEDLRRFAWDFATFKVDWALDGPVPWGSPAAATAGTVHLANGVDELTRWAAQIARGLVPDRPFLLLGQMTTADATRSPRGTESAWAYTHVPHTVKADAGADGLTGTWDRDERERMADRVEEQVERYAPGFRSRVLARRVLAPPTLQAADGNLHHGAINGGTAALHQQLVFRPVPGTGRPETPVEGLYLASASAHPGGGVHGAPGANAARAALRSTRATAVALTAAQRMLTRRGRGGAAGGA, encoded by the coding sequence ATGGTCGACGCGGTGGTGATCGGGAGCGGGCCCAACGGACTGGTGGCGGCCAATGTGCTCGCCGACGCCGGGTGGTCGGTGACGGTCCTGGAGGAGCAGGACGAGCCGGGCGGCGCGGTCCGGAGCGACCGGGCGGTCCACCCCGCGTACGTCAACGACCTGTTCAGCTCGTTCTATCCGCTGGCGGCGGTCTCCCCGGTGCTCGCGGCCCTCGACCTCGGGCGGGAGGGGCTGCGCTGGAGCCGCGCCCCCCGGGTGCTGGCCCATCCGCTGCGGGACGGCAGGTGTGCGGTGCTGGAGCACGACCGCGCGGCCACGGCCGACGGGCTCGACGGCTTCGCCCCCGGCGACGGGCAGAGCTGGCAGGAGCTGTGCGGCCTCTGGGACCGGCTGGGCGACGACATCGCCGCCTCCCTCTTCACCCCCTTCCCGCCCGTCCTCGCCGGCACCAGGCTGCTCGCCCGGCTGCGGGCGGCGGGCGGCCTGCGGCTGGCCCGGCGGCTCGTCCTTCCCGTCCGCAGGCTGGGCGAGGAGGAGTTCGCCGGTGAGGGCGGCCGGCTGCTGCTGGCGGGCAACGCGCTGCACGCGGATCTGGCGCCCGAGGCGGCGGGCAGCGGCGGGTTCGGCTGGCTGATGTCCATGCTGGGGCAGTTCCACGGTTTTCCGGTGCCGGTCGGGGGCGCGGGTGCCCTCACCGGGGCACTGGTGGGGCGGTTGCGGGCGCGCGGCGGCGAGGTGCGGTGCGGGCAGCGGGTGAGCGAGGTCGTGGTGCGGCGGGGGCGGGCCGTCGGAGTCCGTACGGCGTCCGGGGACGCGGTCCCGGCGCGGCGGGCGGTGCTCGCCGATGTGTCGGCCCCGAGCCTGTACGGGTCGCTGGTCCCCGCGGAGGAGCTGCCGGACCGGCTCTTCGAGGACCTGCGCCGGTTCGCGTGGGACTTCGCCACGTTCAAGGTGGACTGGGCGCTGGACGGGCCCGTCCCCTGGGGGAGCCCGGCCGCCGCCACGGCGGGGACCGTGCACCTGGCGAACGGCGTCGACGAACTCACCCGGTGGGCCGCCCAGATCGCCCGCGGTCTGGTCCCGGACCGCCCCTTCCTCCTCCTCGGCCAGATGACGACGGCCGACGCGACCCGTTCGCCCCGGGGCACCGAATCGGCCTGGGCCTACACCCATGTCCCCCACACCGTGAAGGCGGACGCCGGGGCCGACGGCCTGACCGGCACCTGGGACCGGGACGAGCGGGAGCGGATGGCGGACCGGGTGGAGGAGCAGGTCGAGCGGTACGCCCCCGGCTTCCGCTCCCGCGTCCTGGCCCGGCGCGTCCTGGCCCCACCCACGCTCCAGGCGGCGGACGGCAACCTCCACCACGGCGCGATCAACGGGGGCACCGCCGCCCTCCACCAGCAGCTGGTCTTCCGCCCGGTGCCGGGCACGGGCCGCCCCGAGACCCCGGTCGAGGGGCTCTACCTGGCCTCCGCCTCCGCCCACCCGGGCGGCGGCGTCCACGGCGCCCCGGGCGCCAACGCGGCCCGCGCGGCCCTGCGTTCGACCCGCGCCACGGCCGTCGCGCTGACGGCGGCCCAACGGATGCTGACGCGGCGGGGGCGTGGGGGCGCGGCAGGCGGGGCTTGA